The genomic region CCTGGGTCAGAAGACCGTTGGCGACCGATCCATGAGGCTGGTGACAGACACCGCAGTCCTCGTTAACCGGTTCATGCTCAAACAGGAAAGGACCTTCCTTGTCGACATGACAGGCAAAACACTGCTGACGGCCGTCATCATCGATCATGGCGAAAGAGGCTTCCGAACCATGGATCTGATGGCAGTCCATACAGCTCATCTTGCCCTCTTCGACCGGGTGATGCGAAGGCATGTAAAAAGCGGCGCGGACATCGCTGTGACAATCGTAACAGAGTTCCGGCATCGGCTTTTTCATGCTCTGGCCAGCGGGTTTGTGAACCTGATGGCAGTCCGAACAGGTCATGTCTTCGGTGGCATGCGGTGAAAACTCCCAGTTGTAGTACTTACTGCCACCATGGCATTCAAGACAGGGATCGACCTGGTTGTCATCTCCCAGCCTGGCCGGGTTGATGATCGAGGCCGGATCCATCTCGTCTACATGCACCGATCCGGGACCGTGACAGGCCTCGCAGGAACGCTCACCATACTTGGCTGAACCTGAAAGCAGTGTTCCATGCGAAGTCATGTCGAAGTTTTCGCCGACATCGTCATGGCACTCCAGGCACATTTCATTGCCAACGTACATCTTGCCGTCCGACTGATCTGCCAGAGTCTGCTCACCGGCATACAGCATAGCCGCCAGTAGCAGGCAGGTCGCTGTAACCAGCAACCTGGCAGTCATCTTGTGGCTTTTTGTCATTCTGAATTGACCTCCCTTCTGTCTGATTTTGTTTCTGCTGTCATCTACTATTTCTCATTTTTATTTATCAAACCGCGAACATATATCGGGATATTATTGGCGATCGCATGCGAGGGTTCTATCCGCTCGCCAACACCGGACTCCAAAAGATTTATCCCCATGGCACAATCCATGATCATGCCGATAAAACATCTGGCTGTTATCTTCGGATCGGTGTCTACTACCTGCGCCTGCTGTCTCAACCGCTTAAGGTGTTCAGTTATGAAATTGATGAATCTTCCGCGTATCTCGCTACTGATATTTTTTGCCTTTTCATGACCGCTCAAAGCCGAGAACAACAGCAATCTGTACAGATCGACATTATCAGTCAAAAATCTGATCAGGAACTCCGCAGTCATCATCAATATCTGCTCGAGATCATCGACATCAGAGAGCTGTTCGAAAAGCGCGTCACACTGCAACCTGGCAGGTAAACTGTCCAGCACAGCATCGTAAATCTCAGCCTTGGAATTAAAATGCTTATACAAACCCGCCTCGCTGATCTGGCAGGCATCCGCCAGCTGCCGGGTGGAAACCCGGTCGTATCCCTCCAGGCTGAAAAGACGGGTTGCTTCAGCTATAATCTGATGTTTTCGATCACCTTTTATCGTATCCACATCCATCATGTTAGTTAGTGATTACTAACTTAAAACGGGCTCAAACTGATGTCAAGTATTTCTTTCCATAACCCGTTGAAATAGACAGGATTACCAAAAATATACAGGGCTATCTCGGTCTTCTTTTCGCCTTTATATAAAGCATTAAAAAGAAGTGGTCGCGCGACTATTTTTTCTCCTCGGAGTCGTCGGATTTGTCATCTTCCGATTTCTTTTCCGCAGACTTTTTTGCTGGCTTACCAGTTATTTTTTCGTACCAGATCGGGTGATGATGGCGGGCCCATTCGCGGGTCACAAAACCATCGATCAAAACCCGCCAGGTCCCCGGGTTTGCGATCGTGCCGAGATAAGCATGCGACAGAACTCCGGCGATCAGGATGAAACCGACGAAGTTATGGACTGTCGATACAAGACAGATAGTCGAAAGCTGGAAAGCGTCCTTGAATACCAGGATCACCCCCGAAACCGACATTATCAGGCCGAAGATAGCGGTGTACCAGAAGAACATCTTCTGTCCCGCATTGAATCTGCCTGCCGGCACCTCGCCCGAGTAGCCGAGGTAGCCACCGATCAGGCGCACCCAGATCTTGTCATAGGAAGCGAATATAGCATCTTTGAACCAGATCGCTATACCCAGTATGGTAGTTACGATGAACACCACTCCGGCCCAGATATGATAATCTAACATCTGTTGCGGTGATTTAAAGAACATTTCCTGCCAGATGGTGAGATTGAAGGCCAGGACCAATCCCGTAAATGCCAGGAGGATAAATGAAATCAACCGGAACAGGTGCACACCTCGTTCCAGAAACGAGAAGCGTCTGACCTCGCCGGAACCATAGACGAAACGGATCCGCTTGGGACCATAGCGATGGTAATGCAGGGTGATTAAAAAGACCACCA from Candidatus Zixiibacteriota bacterium harbors:
- a CDS encoding TetR family transcriptional regulator is translated as MMDVDTIKGDRKHQIIAEATRLFSLEGYDRVSTRQLADACQISEAGLYKHFNSKAEIYDAVLDSLPARLQCDALFEQLSDVDDLEQILMMTAEFLIRFLTDNVDLYRLLLFSALSGHEKAKNISSEIRGRFINFITEHLKRLRQQAQVVDTDPKITARCFIGMIMDCAMGINLLESGVGERIEPSHAIANNIPIYVRGLINKNEK
- a CDS encoding DmsE family decaheme c-type cytochrome — its product is MTKSHKMTARLLVTATCLLLAAMLYAGEQTLADQSDGKMYVGNEMCLECHDDVGENFDMTSHGTLLSGSAKYGERSCEACHGPGSVHVDEMDPASIINPARLGDDNQVDPCLECHGGSKYYNWEFSPHATEDMTCSDCHQVHKPAGQSMKKPMPELCYDCHSDVRAAFYMPSHHPVEEGKMSCMDCHQIHGSEASFAMIDDDGRQQCFACHVDKEGPFLFEHEPVNEDCGVCHQPHGSVANGLLTQAEPALCLNCHSMHFHATIPGVDSTNLEAPQQPGRFFDSSHDGFKQGMLTKCTQCHTQIHGSDLPAQSISGQGGQMTR